A section of the Clostridium felsineum DSM 794 genome encodes:
- a CDS encoding inorganic phosphate transporter, which produces MLSSAMLITIIIVILALTFDFINGFHDSANAIATSVSTRVLSMKSAVIMSAALNFLGAFMSDKVAKTVGDGIIEPSKIVPGVIIVALIAAIIWNLITWYLGIPSSSSHALIGGLIGAAIMYKTSFGVVNWVGFFDKIVLWLFLSPVIGFLVGYIVMIIIEWIFRKSKPASVSKIFSKAQIVSAMLMALNHGGNDAQKSMGVITMALMSSGLLTTFSVPAWVKAACALAMALGTSFGGYKIIKTMGMNMAKLAPVNGFAAETGAAAVIFSATMFHAPVSTTQIISTSIMGVAASKRISSVRWMVAKDILVAWVITMPVCAGIAALLALFIR; this is translated from the coding sequence ATGCTTAGTTCTGCTATGCTTATAACAATTATTATCGTAATTTTGGCTCTAACATTTGATTTTATTAATGGTTTCCACGATAGTGCTAATGCTATAGCAACATCAGTCTCAACGAGAGTTTTAAGCATGAAATCAGCAGTTATCATGTCTGCTGCATTAAACTTCTTAGGAGCCTTTATGAGTGACAAAGTAGCTAAGACAGTTGGAGATGGTATTATCGAGCCATCTAAAATAGTACCAGGTGTTATTATTGTGGCTCTTATTGCTGCTATTATATGGAATTTAATTACTTGGTATTTAGGTATACCAAGTAGTTCCTCTCACGCACTTATAGGCGGTCTTATTGGTGCAGCAATAATGTACAAGACTAGTTTTGGTGTTGTAAACTGGGTTGGATTTTTTGATAAGATAGTATTATGGTTGTTTTTATCACCTGTAATAGGATTCCTTGTTGGATATATAGTTATGATAATTATAGAATGGATATTCCGTAAATCAAAGCCAGCATCTGTAAGTAAAATTTTCTCAAAAGCTCAAATTGTATCAGCTATGCTTATGGCATTAAATCATGGTGGAAATGACGCACAAAAATCCATGGGTGTAATAACAATGGCGCTTATGAGTTCAGGACTTCTAACAACATTTTCAGTACCAGCTTGGGTTAAAGCGGCATGCGCTCTTGCTATGGCTTTAGGGACATCCTTTGGTGGATATAAAATTATAAAAACCATGGGTATGAATATGGCAAAGCTTGCTCCTGTAAATGGATTTGCTGCCGAAACTGGTGCTGCGGCTGTAATATTTTCAGCAACTATGTTCCATGCTCCAGTAAGTACAACTCAAATAATTTCAACATCAATAATGGGAGTTGCTGCTTCTAAGAGAATATCTTCAGTAAGATGGATGGTTGCAAAGGATATTTTAGTAGCCTGGGTTATAACTATGCCGGTATGTGCAGGTATTGCAGCATTATTAGCACTTTTTATAAGATAA
- the cwlD gene encoding N-acetylmuramoyl-L-alanine amidase CwlD has protein sequence MLKREKILRGFIKVFSIFLVVTFVFSLRPQRIEAKNNKKIILIDPGHGGIDGGANLKDGTLEKNINLSISLKLKNNLEKKYKVVMTREEDKGLYSENTDTVRKKKEEDLNNRCKLKKTSKCDAFLSIHLNMFPEAKYSGAQIWYANNDSSKKLAGILQSNFKEKLDKNNKRKEKVSVKDYRVLRNSGELPSVIIECGFLSNPEEASKLKDSAYQQKIADTIEQSLNEFFE, from the coding sequence GTGCTAAAAAGAGAAAAAATTTTAAGAGGTTTTATAAAAGTTTTCAGTATTTTTCTAGTTGTAACTTTTGTTTTTTCTTTAAGACCTCAACGTATAGAAGCGAAGAATAACAAAAAAATAATATTAATAGATCCAGGACATGGAGGTATTGATGGCGGTGCCAATTTAAAAGATGGTACTCTAGAAAAAAATATAAATCTTTCCATAAGCCTAAAACTCAAGAACAACCTTGAAAAAAAATATAAGGTTGTGATGACAAGAGAAGAGGATAAGGGTTTATATTCTGAAAATACTGATACCGTTAGAAAGAAAAAGGAAGAAGATTTAAATAATAGGTGTAAGCTCAAAAAAACTTCAAAATGTGATGCTTTTTTAAGTATTCACTTGAATATGTTTCCTGAGGCTAAGTACTCTGGAGCACAAATTTGGTATGCTAATAATGATTCAAGTAAAAAATTAGCAGGAATACTTCAAAGTAATTTTAAAGAGAAGCTTGATAAGAATAATAAAAGAAAAGAAAAAGTTTCTGTTAAAGACTATAGAGTACTAAGAAATAGTGGAGAGCTTCCATCAGTTATTATTGAATGTGGTTTTCTATCAAATCCTGAAGAAGCATCTAAACTTAAGGATTCGGCTTATCAGCAAAAGATAGCAGATACTATTGAACAATCTTTAAATGAATTTTTCGAATAA